From Cellvibrio zantedeschiae, the proteins below share one genomic window:
- the msrB gene encoding peptide-methionine (R)-S-oxide reductase MsrB, whose amino-acid sequence MSESQFNDDSYWLEKLTPEQYRICRQKGTERPFTGEYWNEFSDGTYLCRGCAEPLFTSNTKFDAGCGWPSFYQPANKEVIKEILDTSHGMFRTEVVCRKCGSHLGHVFTDGPAPTGLRYCINSASIDLQKE is encoded by the coding sequence ATGTCTGAATCACAATTTAACGATGACTCTTATTGGTTGGAGAAACTAACTCCAGAGCAATACCGTATTTGCCGTCAGAAAGGTACTGAGCGTCCTTTTACAGGTGAATATTGGAATGAATTTAGTGATGGTACCTATTTGTGTCGCGGCTGTGCTGAGCCCTTATTTACATCCAATACTAAATTTGATGCTGGCTGCGGCTGGCCAAGTTTTTATCAGCCAGCTAATAAAGAGGTCATTAAGGAAATTCTCGATACGAGTCATGGGATGTTTCGAACAGAAGTTGTTTGCCGAAAATGCGGTTCTCACTTGGGGCACGTATTTACTGATGGCCCGGCACCAACTGGATTGCGTTATTGCATTAACTCGGCATCAATCGACCTGCAGAAAGAATAA